The Chloroflexus aggregans DSM 9485 genome segment GCATCTACTATGCTCTCCATATGCGCCTTGGTCAACAGATCGATGAATTAGGCATTAACCAGGACGAAGTGTATGTCCTCGCCCTCGCCGGCGGTTTGTTGGCCCGTGTTGCCCAGATCGATGAGAGGGTGACACCGGCCGAGCATGATCAGATCGTCGCCATTCTGCAAGAGTGGTGGCATCTCGACCATGCCCGTGCTACACTCGTAGCCGAGGTGGCTTTGGCCGAGAGTGCGGCAAGTCTTGACTTTTTTCGTCTCGCCAAAGAGTTTGCTAACACAACGACTGTCGAACAGCGCGAGCGCTTTCTTGACGCCCTCTTCGCTGTTGCCCTCGCCGATGGTGAACTTTCCGGTGTCGAGAGTGCAGAGATTAGCCGAATTACCGCTGCCATTAATCTCCCTCACGATCGCTTTGTCGCGGCACGGATGCGCTTGCCCCGCCAACCTGGAAAACGTCTATGATCATCTCACTGTCTACACCGCTTGATATGCATCTGCATCTGCGCGAAGGAGCGATGCTCCGCCTTGTCGCACCCTTTTCCGCTGCCCAATTCGCCGGTGCAGTTATCATGCCCAATCTCGTACCACCGGTCGATAATGCCGACCGGCTTGCTCGCTATCGTGCCGAAATTGAGGCAGCGACGGCGCCTTACCCCTTTCTCCCGTTAATGACCCTCTTCTTTCGCCCTTACGATGCGGCGACGTTACAAGGATTACGTGACCAGATTTTTGCCGTTAAGCTTTACCCTGAAGGTGTGACCACGAATAGCGCCGGCGGTGTGCGTGATCTCACGACAATCGAGCCGACGCTGGCCCTTATGGAAGCGCTTGGTATCCCGCTGCTCGTTCATGGTGAGAGCCATGGCTTTGTCCTCGACCGTGAGGCTGAGTTCTTGCCCGTGTACGAACGATGGGCACGCACATTTCCGCGTTTGCGGATTGTGATGGAGCATATCACAACCGCTGCCGCACTCGATCTGCTTGAACGGTATCCGAACCTCTTCGCAACTGTGACACTGCATCACCTCTTGATCACCCTCGATGATGTGGCCGGTGGCTTGCTGCAACCACATCTCTTCTGTAAGCCGATTGCCAAACGACCGAGCGATCGTGATGCGCTCTTGGCGGCTGCTTTACGCGGTCATCCGAAATTGATGTTCGGTAGCGACTCGGCGCCACATCCGATTGATCGCAAAGAGGCCGCGTTTTGCGCTGCCGGTGTCTTCTCGGCACCGGTGCTGTTGCCAATGCTGGTTGAGCTGTTTGAACGACACGATGCGCTTGACAACTTGCCGGCCTTTGTCGGTGGTAATGCGTGTCGGATCCACGGACTTACGCCACCACCACGTACTGTCCAGCTTATCGCAGAATCGTGGCAGGTTCCTGCCCGCTACGGCGATGTCGTGCCTTTTGCCGCCGGTCAGACCCTCCGCTGGCGGTTGGTGGAATAGGTTTCGCCCAACCGTTCATCAGCGGATCGATTTACCGCCCAGACCGCTCCCCCACACATCCGGTGGTGTCGGTGGTACAAACAAATCGGTCACGTCAATCGCTCGTTGCAGTTGGCCGAACGTGGTGGCAATAAATGTGATCCGACGCAGCCGCGCTGCCGATACCGGGCGGTCAAGATCACAGATCGGGCCGATGTCGATGCGGTAATACCACTCATTGGCCCGTGGATGCGTTGGCTCTTCCGGCAACAGCTCGTAGCGGCGGACGATCTGGTAGCGGATGATTGCTGCATAGTGCCGGATTTGCCAACGTTCGGCGCCAAATGAAGCTGGTTGGTAAAATGCCAGATAATCGGCGGCCAGGCGGGGTGGGGCGTGGGCTAGAGGGAGCCGATACCAGCCTGCGTTGCGCGCCAATGCGAGATCGCGCGGTTGCGGGACAATGACCACTAATACCCGCGCATCATTGTCAGGTTCGATCATACATTTCTCCATACTGCCGTTATCCATCGTGCCGCTGCTAAACACAAACCCGTGGTACACTACCTATACCACCGCATAGATGGCTCTCATGAATAAACCGTTTTTAAGTGACAAAAGTTGTGCCAATGTTACGAGCATATTTTCTCATTCTGACTATTCTATGTACGCTTACAGCCTGTGCAGCGCCGGC includes the following:
- the pyrC gene encoding dihydroorotase, whose amino-acid sequence is MIISLSTPLDMHLHLREGAMLRLVAPFSAAQFAGAVIMPNLVPPVDNADRLARYRAEIEAATAPYPFLPLMTLFFRPYDAATLQGLRDQIFAVKLYPEGVTTNSAGGVRDLTTIEPTLALMEALGIPLLVHGESHGFVLDREAEFLPVYERWARTFPRLRIVMEHITTAAALDLLERYPNLFATVTLHHLLITLDDVAGGLLQPHLFCKPIAKRPSDRDALLAAALRGHPKLMFGSDSAPHPIDRKEAAFCAAGVFSAPVLLPMLVELFERHDALDNLPAFVGGNACRIHGLTPPPRTVQLIAESWQVPARYGDVVPFAAGQTLRWRLVE